Genomic window (Pradoshia sp. D12):
AGGAATTAGGCTAGGTAAAAAGCATTTCTTTAAACTTTTTCTCTTAATTCTAGGGATGTCTTTAATTGAATTGATGATTTCTGGAGGAATTACACTATTAATTCTCTCATTAACTACTTCTTTTGCTGCACAAATTCTTTCTCATATTCTATTAAATTTGGTCTTCTTCCCAATCATCACACTTATCATCACAGGTTTTATTATCAAATGGAGAGAAGAAATCTATACATTGGAGGCAAATCGATCAGCTAAGGAGGAGTGGGCTTAATGAAATGGAAGGCTCTAATCCAGCGTGAGAATGGTTCTGCTACTCTCGAATTTTTGGGTATGGTACCTCTTGTTTTTATGCTAATGCTGATTATTTGGCAATTCGTTGTCGGAGTCCATGGAGTCATTGTCACACAGTCAGCTGTCAATGAGGCTGCTAAGGTATACTCCATAACAGGTGAATGGGATCAGGCAAGAGCTGCAGCGGAGAAAACAGTCCAGACGGGGGCTAAATATCTTACCTTTAATAGTGCGCAAACATCAGTGACAAGTTCAGATACATTTACAGCTAAAGTTTCAGTAAATATAGAACTAATCTTCTTCCCGGATAAATTATTTCCAAATGGCGCTCCTTCCCTGGCATTCTCCAGTGAAGCGAGCGGTAAGGTGATTGAATGAGGAAACGATTGAATGAGGATGGAAGTACGACACTTTTTATTCTCGGTATGTTAAGCGTAATGATGATTATGTTCATTGTTCTGTATAACTATGCCAAAGTTTATGCTGTCAAAGAACAAGCGTTTACAAGTTCACAACAGGCAAGTTTGGCGGCAACAGCAGAGTTTTACGATAGAGTGTGGAATCTTGTGGCAGAGTTTGATGGAACTGATGAAGAAAATCTTCCGCAGCCTGACCCGGATTCGGAAGATGCTCTTGAGGTAAATCCGATTACTAAACTAAAGATCAAAGAGATGGTTGAACGAAAAAAAACTGAACTGGCTAACAGCTATCCAGAAAAAAGCACAAATGAAGTTCATATAATGGCGATTGATGAAGTTCTGAGCGAAGAGCTTAGTAGTGGCTTGGGCAAAAAAAGGCTGAAAGAGATACTAATTGATAACTATGAACACTCCATAAAGGCCGGTACAGTAGCAAAGGCTAAGGAAGTTATTCTCGCTAATGATGGGAAATTGGAAAAGGCACAAATACGGCTTTTTAAAGATAATCGTATTTATGTCAGAGCGGCAAATGAATTTGAAGGACAAGGGAAGTTGTTTGATGGCTTTAAAGAAAAGCTATTTCAAACCGGAGCAGGTCCGGAAATCGGTTTTTTATCCTACCTTGATGGGATAAATGATGAAACGATCCAGCTATCGAATGAAGTCGATAATGGAGTGATATGGGGTCAGTGACAGTGGTTGTACAGTTCTTAACTCCCTTCAGATGGGGGAAACAGCTTGCAATAAGGAAACTTTTGAGGTTTTTAAGAAGTAGAGACTAGAAAAATACAATCAAAATACACAGTAATAGGAAAAGAACAGTCACCTTGCGTAAACAAACAACACTTCCTGATTGAATGAGGGGGATAAGGTGATGCGGAATAAGTTAGTAAAAAAGCTCTTTGTTGTATTTGCTATATTTTTTGTCCTGCTCCAATCAATTTCTATTCCGTTAGCAGCAGCCAGTTGGACAGGTGATGCATGGAAGGGTGATGCTTGGAAAGGCGACGCATGGAATGGCAACGATTTGCAATGGGAAGGAGAAACTTGGAAAGGAGATTCATGGAAGCAAAAAGGCTGGGTGCAGGATGGCTGGGAGCGTGATGGATGGACTCAAGAGGGCTGGGATCAGGATAATTGGAACCAGGATGGATGGACAGGTGATGGTGTCAGTCCGATAGACCCGGCGACGGGCAAGCCGTGGACCGGTGATAAGATAAACGGAATAAATCCAGCCACAGGCAAACCGTGGACTGGTGACGACATCAGTGGAATTAATCCGGCAACGGGAAAGCCATGGACCGGTGATGATATTAGTGGAATCAACCCTGCGACAGGTAAGCCATGGACTGGTGACGATATTAGTGGAATTAATCCAGCGACGGGCAAGCCATGGACTGGTGATGATATTAGTGGAATCAATCCGGCGACAGGCAAGCCATGGACTAATGGTGAAACCAATGGAATTAACCCAGAAACGGGCAAGCCTTGGTCGAATAAAGGAATTCAAGGGAGTTCACCTGCGATTGAAGGGAATGGACAGGATAAAATTGACATAGACCCCTATGAAGCGACAAAATTTATAATGAATGATGTTATTGGTGGTCAAGTAAAAGGAGCATATGAAATAGAAAGCGGTAAGTTTAGTTTATTGAAACCCAATAGTTTTGCTGGCATTATGCTCAATGGCATAAAATTAGGGGTTGGAGATTCATCGGGTTACAATTATTTACATGGTGGATATGAGATCGCTGATAAAGTGTATACGGGCATAGATGGTATTACAGATGCAAGGAAATATAGGAACTTAATTCAAAGCGGGCAAGATTTGTCTACATTTGATTCTATATTTGGTTCTTCTACTAACCCACCACCATCCGCGTCTTTTGGAATGTTGTCTAAACTTAATGTTGGTGCTGCAGGAATAAGTACAGTCTTTTCCACGATAGACACCGTTAAAAATGGTATTAGTACCTATGATTCAGTAAAGGAAAATGGTTGGCGTTCTGCTAAAACGGTGGCTGCT
Coding sequences:
- a CDS encoding TadE family protein, producing MKWKALIQRENGSATLEFLGMVPLVFMLMLIIWQFVVGVHGVIVTQSAVNEAAKVYSITGEWDQARAAAEKTVQTGAKYLTFNSAQTSVTSSDTFTAKVSVNIELIFFPDKLFPNGAPSLAFSSEASGKVIE
- a CDS encoding Tad domain-containing protein; amino-acid sequence: MRKRLNEDGSTTLFILGMLSVMMIMFIVLYNYAKVYAVKEQAFTSSQQASLAATAEFYDRVWNLVAEFDGTDEENLPQPDPDSEDALEVNPITKLKIKEMVERKKTELANSYPEKSTNEVHIMAIDEVLSEELSSGLGKKRLKEILIDNYEHSIKAGTVAKAKEVILANDGKLEKAQIRLFKDNRIYVRAANEFEGQGKLFDGFKEKLFQTGAGPEIGFLSYLDGINDETIQLSNEVDNGVIWGQ